In the Maribacter sp. MJ134 genome, one interval contains:
- a CDS encoding 2TM domain-containing protein yields the protein MERNYKQSEKFLKAKKQVEHIKNFYKHLRVYIIINLLLLVVKFNLIDWFKDDYEWIQNPGFSDWVSWNIVGTPIIWGLGLLVHAAYVFKFGAKSWKELKPAFLKRWEKRQLEKFLEEENRNGKYGK from the coding sequence ATGGAACGGAATTATAAACAGTCGGAAAAATTTTTAAAAGCTAAAAAGCAGGTAGAGCATATTAAAAATTTCTACAAACACTTACGGGTGTATATTATAATTAATCTATTATTGCTCGTAGTAAAATTCAATCTCATAGATTGGTTCAAGGACGATTATGAATGGATTCAAAACCCTGGCTTTAGTGATTGGGTAAGTTGGAACATTGTAGGAACTCCTATCATTTGGGGTTTAGGTTTGTTGGTACATGCCGCTTACGTTTTTAAGTTCGGTGCTAAATCTTGGAAGGAATTAAAGCCAGCATTCTTAAAGAGGTGGGAAAAGAGACAATTGGAGAAATTTTTGGAAGAGGAAAACAGGAATGGGAAATATGGAAAATAA
- a CDS encoding 2TM domain-containing protein, with the protein MENKGEKERLDKARLRVAKLKGFYTHLTIYLVINTALVLIKLIGNSYYGEAFIGPLWHFSTFATWIFWGIGLFFHGLKVFSNSSVFVKNWEQRQIEKYMAADKDKAERLR; encoded by the coding sequence ATGGAAAATAAAGGGGAAAAAGAGAGACTGGACAAAGCACGCCTCCGTGTGGCAAAGCTGAAAGGGTTCTACACCCACCTCACCATATATTTGGTTATTAATACGGCATTGGTACTCATAAAACTGATAGGGAACTCGTATTATGGAGAAGCTTTTATAGGTCCTCTTTGGCACTTTAGCACCTTTGCGACGTGGATTTTTTGGGGTATAGGGTTATTTTTTCATGGTCTAAAGGTATTCTCTAATAGTTCAGTGTTTGTAAAAAATTGGGAGCAGCGTCAAATCGAGAAATATATGGCAGCGGATAAGGATAAAGCTGAAAGGTTGAGATAA